The following are encoded in a window of Paramormyrops kingsleyae isolate MSU_618 chromosome 12, PKINGS_0.4, whole genome shotgun sequence genomic DNA:
- the LOC111840405 gene encoding uncharacterized protein — translation MLPSSTSTEFRTETMKTTSSKPLEVAALGRPFQLGMLYDYRDDCLIPGITLWDREGLQQDTYEIMQPKTDFDVIVSDSVKDKAWALDIDASLKASFIGGLVEVDGSAKYLKDTKASKKQSRVTLKYKRTTKFMQLSMSHLGRGNVKHPYVFEKGIATHVVTAVLYGAQAFFVFDREVSESEDQKNIEGNLQVMIKKIPKLSIEGGASLQLTDTEEATVEKFSCKFYGDFALEQNPVSFQDAVNVYTTLPGLLGENGKNAVPVRVWLLPLEILDSSAARIVRQISVRLINQSQSVIDHFTEIEMQCNDITKRKVISYFPDVRKKVKSFKNMCLEYKSVFQSSLSSILPSIRGGGTEECVLANILTKKEQSPFNSNKLKEWLDCKEEEINLLQVYTDMMEDMKIVASNSELQSEIFKNRDKNVVCFALTSLGEEEPYLSCLANHLKALSTAKLTEPTDEDGKDVEPCEFYFSDSVSEKMKEQAILFIDFAKANKENKKTHFIAASIPNDEHKGASIYLYKDGNKQSDHFEPPSKPERPNASDVTHDSVTIMLSHPQYGSSEITHYLVEYCANESDGWQFIKVPKSNLECTVSGLLPHTGYRFRYKAVCPAGVSLTSEADSIKTLPTSPPGKPRQTYVESEEIVVTWTKPVIVGNGVSIENYVVEYRNKENENKSDWKKKTSKGEVYKITGLQPDTTYHVRITCNCGESGQSKESLTVSVSTLSETLAEQIKQKSECLSKGVPSVYKVPLQEIPTNLDGCKRYAFGKENIREHRTIMVIGATGAGKSTLINGMINYILGVKWENNFRFKVIDEGVSKSQAVSQTSLITAYEINYQEGYTISYSITIIDTPGFGDTRGIERDRAITEQIRRFFTSDNGISAIDAVCFVTQASLARLTHAQKYVFDSILSIFGKDIADNIQMLVTFADGQKPPVLEAIKESGVLRPRTEKGIPVHFKFNNSALFADNSHSVNVKNSDDENEEDGDDNFDKMFWRMGVKSMKTFFVAIRSMETNSLRLTREVLKERKELETAVTGLRPQIRAGLVKLGEIKTGVKLAAQEIRQKEEIEHLQKGVLDLIETSQRCLTRLNEIALKPNPLSTPEYIDLLIENEMAEAKAGFLQRIQSFEAESGDKLISSINSNFWFRTMCEVKIAIHFKLSNSDGAH, via the exons ATGCTACCTTCATCAACTTCCACAG AGTTTAGAACTGAAACTATGAAAACTACTTCAAGTAAACCCCTGGAGGTGGCAGCCCTTGGAAGACCCTTCCAGCTGGGGATGCTGTATGATTACCGTGATGATTGTCTCATTCCAG GAATTACCTTGTGGGATCGGGAAGGCCTTCAACAAGACACATATGAAATAATGCAGCCCAAGACAGATTTTGATGTCATTGTATCTGATTCTGTAAAGGATAAGGCATGGGCTTTGGATATTGATGCTTCACTAAAAGCAAGTTTCATAGGAGGACTGGTTGAGGTTGATGGATCTGCCAAGTATCTTAAGGATACAAAGGCTTCGAAAAAACAGTCACGTGTCACCCTGAAGTATAAAAGAACTACGAAGTTCATGCAGCTGTCTATGAGTCACCTTGGACGGGGAAATGTTAAACACCCATATGTGTTTGAGAAGGGAATAGCGACACACGTGGTAACAGCAGTGCTGTACGGTGCTcaggcattttttgtttttgatcgAGAAGTGTCAGAAAGTGAGGACCAAAAAAACATTGAGGGGAACCTGCAAGTGATGATAAAGAAAATACCAAAATTGTCGATCGAAGGGGGGGCTTCCTTACAGCTGACAGACACTGAAGAAGCTACCGTTGAAAAGTTTTCTTGTAAATTCTATGGGGACTTTGCCCTGGAACAGAACCCAGTTTCCTTCCAAGATGCTGTAAACGTATACACAACACTTCCAGGCCTGCTGGGTGAAAATGGGAAAAACGCTGTGCCAGTCAGGGTGTGGTTACTCCCCCTGGAAATCTTAGATTCTTCTGCTGCCAGAATAGTACGTCAGATCAGTGTCAGATTAATAAATCAATCACAGAGCGTGATAGATCACTTCACGGAAATAGAAATGCAATGCAATGATATCACAAAGAGAAAGGTTATTTCATACTTTCCTGATGTTCGCAAAAAGGTGAAATCCTTCAAGAATATGTGCTTGGAGTATAAATCAGTGTTTCAGAGTTCTTTGTCAAGCATTCTACCATCAATTCGTGGAGGTGGAACAGAGGAATGTGTGCTTGCAAACATCCTAACAAAGAAGGAACAGTCTCCTTTCAACAGCAATAAACTTAAGGAATGGCTGGACTGCAAAGAAGAAGAAATCAACCTGCTCCAAGTGTACACTGACATGATGGAAGACATGAAAATTGTGGCATCAAATAGTGAGCTTCAAAGTGAAATCTTTAAAAATAGAGATAAGAATGTAGTGTGCTTTGCTTTAACATCACTGGGTGAGGAGGAGCCGTATCTGTCCTGCTTGGCAAACCACTTAAAGGCTCTTTCAACTGCAAAGCTAACAGAACCAACAGATGAAGATGGGAAGGATGTCGAGCCGTGTGAGTTTTACTTCTCAGATTCCGTGTCAGAAAAAATGAAAGAACAAGCGATCCTCTTCATAGATTTTGCAAAAGCAAACAAGGAGAATAAGAAAACACACTTTATAGCTGCATCCATACCTAACGATGAGCACAAAGGGGCAAGTATTTACCTTTACAAAGATGGGAATAAACAAAGTGACCATTTTGAGCCTCCGTCAAAGCCTGAAAGACCAAATGCATCTGATGTCACTCATGACAGTGTGACAATAATGTTGAGTCACCCCCAGTATGGATCCAGTGAAATCACACACTACCTGGTTGAATACTGTGCTAATGAGTCAGATGGTTGGCAATTTATTAAAGTACCCAAATCTAACCTAGAATGTACTGTGTCTGGGCTGCTTCCCCACACAGGCTACAGGTTCAGATACAAGGCAGTGTGTCCAGCAGGTGTCAGTCTAACCAGTGAAGCTGACAGCATTAAAACTTTGCCCACAAGTCCTCCTGGGAAGCCAAGACAAACATATGTAGAGTCAGAGGAGATTGTAGTTACTTGGACAAAACCTGTTATAGTTGGAAATGGGGTCAGCATTGAAAATTATGTTGTTGAgtacagaaataaagaaaatgaaaataagtcagactggaaaaaaaagactAGTAAAGGTGAAGTCTATAAAATTACTGGGTTACAGCCAGATACAACATATCATGTTAGAATTACATGCAATTGTGGTGAATCTGGTCAAAGCAAAGAAAGTCTGACAGTCTCTGTTTCAACATTGTCAGAGACACTAGCTGAACAGATAAAACAAAAGAGTGAATGTCTCAGCAAAGGGGTCCCCTCTGTGTACAAGGTTCCCCTGCAGGAGATACCCACAAACTTAGATGGATGCAAGAGATATGCTTTTGGCAAAGAGAACATCAGGGAACATCGAACCATTATGGTCATTGGGGCAACTGGAGCAGGAAAATCAACCCTAATAAACGGAATGATCAACTATATTTTGGGTGTTAAGTGGGAAAACAATTTCCGATTCAAAGTAATTGATGAGGGTGTTTCGAAATCACAAGCAGTGAGCCAAACATCCCTTATCACGGCCTATGAAATTAATTATCAAGAGGGATATACAATAAGCTACTCCATCACTATCATTGACACCCCAGGTTTTGGTGACACAAGAGgaatagagagagacagagcaatCACTGAACAGATCCGAAGATTTTTCACCTCTGACAACGGAATCAGCGCTATAGATGCAGTCTGCTTCGTAACTCAGGCCTCACTGGCACGACTAACACATGCACAGAAATATGTGTTTGACTCCATACTTTCCATTTTTGGTAAAGACATAGCAGACAATATCCAGATGCTTGTGACATTTGCAGATGGACAGAAGCCCCCAGTTCTAGAGGCCATCAAAGAGTCTGGTGTACTACGTCCGAGAACAGAAAAAGGGATTCCTGTTCACTTCAAATTCAACAATTCAGCACTGTTTGCAGACAATTCTCATTCAGTCAATGTGAAAAATAGTGATGATGAAAATGAGGAAGATGGTGATGACAACTTTGACAAGATGTTCTGGAGAATGGGTGTGAAGAGCATGAAGACGTTTTTTGTTGCCATAAGAAGTATGGAAACCAATAGCTTGAGGCTAACTAGGGAAGTCCTCAAAGAACGCAAAGAGCTGGAAACTGCAGTCACAGGTCTGCGACCACAGATCCGAGCTGGTTTGGTCAAACTGGGTGAAATCAAAACTGGTGTCAAACTGGCAGCTCAGGAAATAAGACAAAAGGAGGAAATTGAACATCTTCAAAAAGGAGTACTGGATCTAATTGAAACATCGCAAAGGTGTTTAACTCGACTAAATGAAATCGCTTTAAAGCCCAACCCACTTTCCACACCAGAATACATTGATCTGCTGATTGAAAATGAAATGGCAGAAGCTAAAGCTGGATTCCTGCAGCGAATTCAATCATTTGAAGCAGAATCGGGTGATAAATTGATTTCATCGATTAATTCAAATTTCTGGTTTAGAACGATGTGTGAAGTGAAAATTGCAATTCACTTTAAACTGTCTAATTCAGATGGAGCCCATTAA